A region from the Flavobacteriales bacterium genome encodes:
- the uvrA gene encoding excinuclease ABC subunit UvrA, which yields MEQEYVEVLGARVHNLKNIDVRIPREKLTVITGLSGSGKSSLAFDTLHAEGQRRYIETFNAYARQFLGGIERPDVDLITGLSPVIAIEQKTISRNPRSTVGTITEIYDLLRLLYARVGEAYSYVSGERMVRYTDAQITDLILHDFNGHDIQVLAPLVRGRKGHYRELFEQLLRQGFLKARVDGSLMDLSTRPRLDRYKVHDIELVVDRFRVKEDARKRVADSCNTALKYGKGNLIVLDTVGNNVRYLSRHLMCPTTGIAYEEPEPNLFSFNSPYGACPRCSGLGQVTAVALDKIVPDRRKSIKKGAIVPLGAFKSSWVFKQVEAVLSNFGHDLDTPVEEMDDAVLAALLNGMDEPLRVSSNIGLSDRTVQFEGIIPYILEQAEEGPKTAQKWAEGFTHMIACPECNGARLKKTALHFRIGGKNVSEVAQLSIADLHAHFKQLGGSLEGNAAVIAHDILKEVTARSGFLLDVGLDYLTLDRSARTLSGGEAQRIRLATQIGAQLTGVLYILDEPSIGLHQRDNQRLINSLRQLRDGGNTVIVVEHDKEMMLSSDHIIDIGPGAGEHGGRIVAEGSPKTLLADDSETAQYLRGDKTVPVPKQRRQGSGKRLVLRGASGNNLKDVDIELPLGKFICITGVSGSGKSSLIGDTLYPILSKHFYRSDMKPLPYKKVEGLEHIDKVIEVDQSPIGRSPRSNPATYIGLFDHIRTLYANLPSAKIRGYKNGRFSFNTSGGRCETCKGAGVRTIGMNFLPDVHVPCETCRGKRYDRETLEVRFKGKSISDVLDMSVEDAHAIFSDVPQIALKLRTLLDVGLSYLRLGQSSTTLSGGEAQRIKLATELSKRDTGNTFYILDEPTTGLHFEDVRQLIGVLNRLVDHGNTVLVIEHNLDIIKTADHVVDMGPEGGSGGGRITARGTPEEVALMGKGHTAGFLEQELA from the coding sequence GTGGAGCAGGAGTACGTTGAAGTGCTCGGTGCCCGCGTGCACAATCTCAAGAACATAGATGTTCGCATCCCGCGCGAAAAGCTCACCGTGATCACAGGTCTCAGTGGAAGCGGCAAGAGCAGCTTGGCCTTCGACACACTGCACGCCGAGGGACAACGCCGTTACATCGAGACGTTCAACGCCTACGCGCGCCAGTTCCTCGGTGGCATCGAACGGCCGGACGTGGACCTGATCACAGGGCTCAGCCCGGTCATCGCCATCGAGCAGAAGACCATCAGTCGCAACCCCCGGAGCACGGTGGGTACGATCACGGAGATCTACGACCTGCTGCGCCTGCTGTACGCGCGCGTCGGCGAGGCCTACAGTTACGTCAGCGGTGAACGCATGGTGCGCTACACCGATGCACAGATCACCGACCTCATCCTGCACGACTTCAACGGCCACGACATCCAGGTGCTGGCCCCGCTCGTGCGCGGGCGCAAGGGCCACTACCGGGAGCTGTTCGAACAGTTGCTGCGGCAAGGTTTCCTGAAGGCACGGGTGGACGGGTCGTTGATGGACCTGAGCACCCGACCGCGGCTCGATCGCTACAAAGTCCACGACATTGAACTTGTCGTTGATCGCTTCCGCGTAAAAGAGGACGCGCGAAAACGCGTTGCAGACAGCTGCAACACCGCGTTGAAGTACGGGAAGGGCAACCTTATTGTACTCGATACCGTGGGCAACAATGTGCGCTACCTCAGTCGGCACCTCATGTGCCCGACCACCGGCATCGCCTATGAGGAGCCCGAACCGAACCTGTTCAGCTTCAACAGCCCCTATGGTGCTTGTCCACGTTGCAGCGGGTTGGGACAGGTCACGGCTGTCGCATTGGACAAGATCGTTCCCGACCGCCGCAAGAGCATCAAGAAAGGTGCGATCGTCCCATTGGGAGCCTTCAAGTCCAGCTGGGTGTTCAAGCAGGTGGAGGCCGTGCTGAGCAATTTCGGCCACGACCTCGATACGCCTGTCGAGGAAATGGACGATGCCGTACTGGCCGCATTGCTCAACGGTATGGACGAGCCACTGCGCGTAAGCAGCAATATTGGCCTGAGCGATCGCACGGTACAGTTCGAAGGGATCATACCCTACATCCTGGAGCAGGCCGAGGAAGGCCCGAAAACCGCACAGAAGTGGGCGGAAGGCTTCACGCACATGATCGCCTGTCCGGAGTGCAACGGGGCCCGCCTGAAGAAGACCGCACTGCATTTCAGGATCGGCGGGAAGAACGTGAGCGAAGTGGCGCAATTGAGCATTGCGGACCTGCATGCCCACTTCAAGCAATTGGGCGGAAGTTTGGAAGGGAACGCGGCGGTTATCGCCCACGACATCCTGAAGGAAGTGACCGCACGCAGCGGGTTCCTGCTCGATGTGGGACTGGATTACCTGACCTTGGACCGCAGCGCGCGCACGCTGAGCGGCGGCGAGGCGCAACGCATCCGGTTGGCCACGCAGATCGGTGCGCAGCTCACCGGTGTGCTCTACATCCTCGATGAACCCAGCATCGGGTTGCATCAGCGCGACAACCAACGGCTCATCAATAGTCTGCGGCAGTTGCGGGATGGCGGCAACACGGTGATCGTCGTGGAGCACGACAAGGAGATGATGCTCAGCAGCGACCACATCATCGACATCGGGCCGGGAGCAGGCGAGCACGGTGGCCGCATCGTGGCCGAGGGCTCGCCAAAGACCCTGTTGGCCGACGACAGTGAAACGGCGCAGTACCTGCGAGGTGATAAGACCGTACCCGTGCCGAAGCAACGGCGCCAGGGTTCAGGCAAGAGATTGGTCCTGCGCGGTGCGAGCGGCAACAATCTAAAGGACGTGGACATCGAACTGCCGCTGGGCAAGTTCATCTGCATCACGGGGGTGAGCGGCAGCGGCAAGAGCTCGCTCATCGGCGACACGCTCTACCCGATCCTGAGCAAGCATTTCTACCGCAGCGACATGAAGCCGCTGCCGTACAAAAAGGTTGAAGGGCTCGAGCACATCGACAAGGTCATCGAAGTGGACCAAAGCCCGATCGGCCGCAGCCCGCGCAGCAACCCGGCCACCTACATCGGGCTCTTCGACCACATCCGCACGCTGTACGCCAACCTGCCCAGTGCCAAGATCCGCGGATACAAGAACGGCCGCTTCAGCTTCAACACCTCCGGAGGCCGTTGCGAAACCTGCAAAGGGGCCGGGGTGCGCACCATCGGCATGAACTTCCTGCCCGATGTGCACGTGCCTTGCGAAACGTGCCGCGGCAAGCGCTACGACCGCGAGACCCTTGAAGTCCGTTTCAAGGGCAAGAGCATCAGCGATGTGCTGGACATGAGCGTGGAGGACGCGCATGCGATCTTCAGCGATGTGCCGCAGATCGCACTGAAGTTGCGCACGCTGCTCGATGTAGGGCTCTCTTACTTGCGCTTGGGGCAAAGCAGCACCACCCTCAGCGGCGGCGAGGCCCAACGCATCAAACTGGCCACCGAGCTCAGCAAGCGCGATACGGGCAACACGTTCTACATCCTCGACGAGCCGACCACCGGACTGCACTTCGAAGACGTTCGACAGCTCATCGGCGTGCTGAACCGGCTGGTGGACCACGGCAACACGGTCCTGGTCATCGAGCACAACCTCGACATCATCAAGACAGCTGACCACGTGGTGGACATGGGGCCCGAAGGCGGGTCAGGTGGTGGACGCATCACTGCGCGCGGCACACCGGAGGAAGTCGCGTTGATGGGAAAGGGCCATACGGCAGGTTTCCTGGAACAGGAACTGGCCTGA
- a CDS encoding T9SS type A sorting domain-containing protein, with protein sequence MQTPVTMRCLVTVLLVVLVTAAIGQESVGGTPFSKRHGWSFNNVPLLGTVGLDAAQVAIEDDQRAAEGSLPLYGRILPVSIAPLTDGQWTPLPNGDRVWRTAIESPGALATELFFEDFALPAGAVLHVYSPTTEELLGGFTSYNNHSSGQFTTAQIMGPRSIVEYYEPAVVTGQGHFVITGVGHAYRFVGAAKADACEVDVECPEGNAWEQERDGVVRISVVEPGGLGWCSGSLVNNTALDCKPFFLTALHCGLNSTDANFNNYKFYFRYQRSGCGTGVALANKVMTGCARRADSNCGGATNGSDFLLVEANNQVPANFFPYFNGWDASGGTSTAGVCVHHPAGDEKKISTYSSNLLSGTWWNASGAHWRVTWVATTNGWGVTEGGSSGSPIFNQNHRIVGTLTGGGSCCTVNGCGNGTGPTVQDYFGKMSYHWGAQNPNPANEELHVWLDPTNSGATTLDGTYNPCGIYSVEENAGAGLFLLYPNPAHDLINITVQGVVELDEVRLIDMSGRLLKLRAVSSRGPVSVDVSDLADGAYLVELRSDGVVQAVQPVVVQR encoded by the coding sequence ATGCAAACCCCGGTCACTATGCGATGCCTTGTTACAGTACTCCTTGTCGTTTTGGTTACTGCGGCCATTGGCCAAGAGAGCGTTGGTGGAACGCCATTTTCGAAGCGCCATGGTTGGTCCTTCAACAATGTGCCTCTTCTTGGCACCGTGGGGCTGGATGCCGCTCAAGTAGCCATTGAAGACGACCAGCGCGCTGCGGAAGGAAGTCTGCCGCTCTACGGGCGGATCTTGCCGGTTTCCATCGCCCCGCTGACCGATGGCCAATGGACCCCATTGCCCAACGGTGATCGCGTTTGGCGAACTGCCATTGAGAGCCCCGGTGCCTTGGCCACGGAACTCTTCTTCGAGGATTTTGCGCTTCCCGCGGGAGCGGTTTTGCACGTTTACTCACCCACGACGGAAGAGCTGTTGGGCGGGTTCACCTCGTACAACAACCATTCGAGCGGGCAGTTCACCACCGCGCAGATCATGGGGCCGCGCTCCATCGTCGAGTACTACGAGCCTGCTGTTGTGACCGGTCAGGGGCATTTCGTGATCACCGGCGTTGGGCATGCCTACAGGTTCGTTGGCGCGGCCAAGGCCGATGCTTGCGAAGTGGATGTGGAGTGCCCCGAGGGCAATGCATGGGAACAGGAGCGGGACGGTGTTGTGCGGATCAGCGTTGTGGAACCCGGTGGTCTCGGCTGGTGCAGCGGATCACTGGTCAACAACACTGCTCTGGATTGCAAACCATTTTTCCTAACGGCGCTGCACTGCGGCTTGAACAGCACAGATGCGAACTTCAACAACTACAAGTTCTACTTCCGCTACCAACGCAGTGGCTGCGGAACCGGGGTTGCGCTGGCCAACAAGGTGATGACAGGTTGTGCCCGGCGCGCCGACAGCAACTGTGGGGGGGCCACGAACGGCAGTGATTTCCTTCTCGTGGAAGCCAATAACCAGGTACCCGCCAACTTCTTTCCGTACTTCAACGGGTGGGACGCGTCCGGAGGCACGAGCACCGCCGGGGTGTGCGTACACCATCCCGCCGGTGACGAGAAGAAGATCAGCACCTATTCCAGCAATCTGCTCAGTGGTACGTGGTGGAACGCGAGCGGGGCACATTGGCGGGTGACCTGGGTGGCGACAACGAACGGTTGGGGCGTAACCGAGGGCGGTAGCAGCGGATCACCCATTTTCAACCAGAACCACCGCATCGTCGGCACGCTCACCGGTGGCGGGTCTTGTTGCACGGTGAACGGTTGTGGCAATGGCACAGGCCCAACGGTGCAGGACTATTTCGGCAAGATGAGCTATCACTGGGGTGCTCAGAACCCCAACCCGGCCAACGAAGAACTGCACGTTTGGCTCGATCCCACGAACAGCGGCGCCACCACCTTGGACGGGACCTACAACCCGTGCGGCATCTACAGTGTGGAGGAGAATGCCGGAGCTGGGCTTTTTCTGCTCTACCCCAACCCGGCACACGATCTCATCAACATCACGGTGCAAGGCGTCGTAGAGCTTGATGAGGTCCGTCTGATCGACATGTCGGGCCGCCTGCTGAAGCTTCGTGCCGTGTCTTCCCGTGGGCCGGTGAGCGTTGATGTGAGCGACCTGGCCGACGGAGCCTACCTTGTTGAACTGCGGAGCGATGGGGTCGTTCAGGCCGTCCAGCCTGTAGTGGTCCAGCGTTAG
- a CDS encoding MarR family transcriptional regulator yields MKPEETIDFPIRRVWSRISRIYNTEAAKYGGSMAVGQILLNIEPEGTPSTKLGPKMGMEARSLVRTLQAMEDEGLIKRIADKSDKRVVRIHLTAKGKQMRDVSRNTVIRFNEAVQSRFTTAQLNNFRQVMSELDHILEHEQLF; encoded by the coding sequence ATGAAGCCTGAAGAGACGATCGACTTTCCGATCCGCCGTGTGTGGAGCCGGATTTCACGCATCTACAACACCGAGGCGGCCAAGTACGGTGGCAGCATGGCCGTGGGCCAGATCCTGCTGAACATCGAGCCGGAGGGCACGCCCAGCACCAAGCTTGGTCCCAAGATGGGCATGGAGGCACGCAGCCTTGTGCGCACGTTGCAGGCCATGGAGGACGAAGGATTGATCAAGCGCATCGCCGACAAGAGCGACAAGCGCGTGGTGCGCATCCACCTCACTGCGAAGGGCAAGCAGATGCGCGACGTGAGCCGCAACACCGTGATCAGATTCAACGAGGCGGTGCAGAGCCGTTTCACGACGGCGCAACTGAACAACTTCCGGCAGGTGATGTCGGAACTGGACCATATTCTCGAACACGAACAACTTTTCTGA
- a CDS encoding TIGR00730 family Rossman fold protein codes for MAKQKTPAKQQHVDEGERRIQRAFKRKGWSEVKANDSWAIFKIMSEFVEGFAAMQRIRPCVSVFGSARTAEDKAEYKMAEEVGFLLTKRGYGVITGGGPGIMEAANKGAKRGGGTSVGLNIELPFEQQPNPYIDKEKSINFDYFFVRKVMFIKYSQGFIVMPGGFGTLDELFEALTLIQTQKIGRFPIILVGTKYWQGLLEWIKTVMGEKHKNINPADMELFSVVDTAEQAVDAIDKFYSKYMLRPNF; via the coding sequence ATGGCGAAGCAGAAGACCCCCGCGAAGCAACAACACGTCGATGAAGGTGAGCGCCGTATCCAGCGCGCCTTCAAGCGCAAGGGCTGGAGCGAAGTGAAGGCCAACGACAGCTGGGCGATCTTCAAGATCATGAGCGAATTCGTGGAGGGCTTCGCTGCCATGCAACGCATCCGCCCTTGCGTGAGCGTGTTCGGCAGTGCGCGCACCGCGGAGGACAAGGCCGAATACAAGATGGCGGAAGAGGTCGGGTTCCTGCTCACCAAACGCGGTTACGGTGTCATCACCGGCGGGGGTCCAGGCATCATGGAAGCGGCCAACAAGGGTGCCAAACGCGGCGGTGGCACCAGCGTTGGGCTCAACATCGAACTGCCCTTCGAGCAGCAGCCCAATCCGTACATCGACAAAGAGAAGAGCATCAACTTCGACTACTTCTTCGTGCGCAAGGTGATGTTCATCAAGTACAGCCAGGGCTTCATCGTGATGCCCGGGGGCTTCGGCACGCTCGACGAACTGTTCGAGGCGCTCACGCTCATCCAAACACAGAAGATCGGTCGGTTCCCCATCATCCTCGTTGGCACGAAATATTGGCAGGGCCTGCTGGAATGGATCAAGACCGTGATGGGCGAAAAGCACAAGAACATCAACCCCGCGGACATGGAACTGTTCAGCGTGGTGGATACCGCCGAACAAGCCGTGGACGCCATCGACAAGTTCTACAGCAAATACATGCTACGGCCCAATTTCTGA
- a CDS encoding 1-acyl-sn-glycerol-3-phosphate acyltransferase, whose product MPTTSSRLHAVLRRYRWWVFVLAMGWTGTAGWIASSLKLEEDLFQALPRDKTMERYRALLESSGNADRIAIGFTADSLQLDSAFAAADRFEASVSDAELPVVVSSGPDLGQVDALIDGLLARLPAMADSAAVERFAASDSAALNAILAKALEHLSSPSGMLSEPLVLGDPAGLLGEKLSVLKSLGGMGGLTVVDGRFVARDNRTVFVLVAPDSAVRGTPAERALVNTLDSLSAAEKGATQPSMFGALPVSMRNAERIAADSRSTTLISLVLALVLVVWYFRRATAPLLILLPPAFGAVNALAGMALIQGSVSAISLGAGAALLGIAMAYGFHFLTHLRHNGSVVKALEETAGPLLLGCFTTVLAFLGLRLLDSQLLKDLGLLSALMLGSTALFVLIVLPLMVKDRPPIRPNDQHAATNSAFAKVRKWAIVPVLVITAILLPWADEATFDDEPEHLGWMPPDMRRANDLLFGSERDTRTVFIVAEGANEEEARAALERAGNALRKGSPAIAQNLFLPTDLQPSNATVKKKLDHWMSRFGNARGLPLSKRLEEAAERQGFTPAAFHGFTHWLNGMPNTAALWEPMPIPDGLPGATPVVEKDGTALVSGLLRCGPRELAEVNATLAALNRTGTAKVEALDRSIMGERMKAIAQRDLGKTLLFTSVLVFITLLISYGRIELALITFLPMALGWVWILGICGLFGIPFNMVNILICTFIFGLGDDYCIFTSDGVLERYKTGKDHTRANRDAVILTGITTLLGTGALLFAEHPALRSIATLSVVGMLCILVIALTVQPWLYRTFITGRAAKGRYPFTAKSLFVSVFAFLYFLFGCILLVGLFPVLRIMPFKLMAKRKFYGRIIMLFTRSLVYIMMNVRKDIRSFRAQVEERPSIVVANHAGFIDILVMLMVHPRMLMMTNRWVWNSPFFGAVVRFMGFLRSEDTTDENVKNAAQALKDGFSITVFPEGTRSVTGKLNRFHKGSFWLAEELQAPMVPVVLHGVGHAMQKGDWLLKDASMAMRAQPTIEWNDARYGKGHRERTKAISAEFKAAYNELRIERETPCYWREKLIRTFLFKGPVLEWYVRIKSRIDTDLHERIHALVPCEASVVDLGCGYGMLGYLLHWSSEDRRILGVDHDAAKVDVAQNGFSRGEALQFVQADLSSFIPPAADAFILKDVLHYMPKEEQAVLLKRCSGALNAGGMILVRDGFADDDSAHARTRTTELFSTRLFGFNKTKGALHFLRRAELETMAAANGLVCEWTGDSDVTSNELVILRPHPQPFPGGEGSLRT is encoded by the coding sequence ATGCCCACCACGTCCTCCCGGCTCCACGCCGTGTTGCGCCGCTACCGTTGGTGGGTGTTCGTCCTTGCCATGGGTTGGACAGGGACGGCGGGGTGGATAGCCAGCAGCCTGAAGCTGGAGGAAGACCTCTTCCAAGCGCTGCCGCGGGACAAAACCATGGAGCGCTACCGGGCGCTGCTGGAGTCCTCGGGCAATGCCGATCGCATCGCCATCGGGTTCACCGCCGATTCGTTGCAGTTGGACAGCGCCTTCGCTGCAGCCGACCGATTTGAGGCATCTGTTTCGGATGCAGAACTGCCTGTGGTGGTCTCGTCCGGCCCGGACCTCGGCCAGGTGGATGCGCTCATCGACGGCCTACTGGCGCGCCTGCCCGCCATGGCGGATAGTGCAGCTGTGGAGCGGTTCGCAGCCAGTGACAGCGCCGCCTTGAACGCCATCCTGGCGAAGGCATTGGAGCATCTCTCCTCCCCTTCCGGCATGCTTTCGGAACCGCTGGTCTTGGGCGACCCGGCCGGTCTGCTCGGAGAAAAGCTGAGCGTTCTCAAGAGCCTTGGTGGCATGGGCGGCCTCACCGTGGTCGACGGCCGCTTCGTTGCGCGGGACAACCGCACGGTGTTCGTGCTGGTAGCACCGGACAGTGCTGTGCGGGGCACGCCTGCCGAACGCGCGCTCGTAAACACACTCGATTCGTTGAGCGCCGCGGAAAAGGGAGCCACGCAGCCGAGCATGTTCGGAGCACTTCCGGTGAGCATGCGCAACGCAGAGCGCATTGCCGCCGATAGCCGCAGCACCACGCTCATCTCGCTGGTGCTGGCCCTGGTGCTCGTCGTCTGGTACTTCCGCAGGGCAACTGCGCCGTTGCTCATCCTGCTTCCACCTGCGTTCGGAGCGGTGAACGCGCTCGCAGGCATGGCGTTGATCCAGGGATCGGTGAGCGCCATCTCCTTGGGTGCCGGTGCGGCGCTGCTCGGAATCGCAATGGCCTACGGCTTCCACTTCCTGACGCACCTGCGGCACAACGGCAGCGTGGTTAAGGCACTGGAAGAAACGGCAGGTCCGCTCCTCCTCGGCTGCTTCACCACCGTGCTGGCGTTCCTTGGCCTGCGCCTGCTCGACAGCCAGTTGCTGAAGGACCTCGGCCTGCTGAGCGCTCTGATGCTGGGGAGCACGGCGCTGTTCGTTCTGATCGTGCTGCCGTTGATGGTGAAGGACCGCCCGCCGATCCGGCCTAACGATCAACATGCAGCAACGAACAGTGCGTTCGCCAAGGTGCGCAAATGGGCCATCGTTCCCGTGCTCGTCATCACGGCCATCCTGCTGCCGTGGGCCGATGAAGCCACCTTCGATGATGAGCCTGAGCACCTGGGTTGGATGCCGCCGGACATGCGCCGAGCGAACGACCTGCTCTTCGGGAGTGAGCGCGATACACGTACCGTGTTCATCGTTGCTGAAGGCGCCAACGAGGAAGAAGCACGGGCCGCGTTGGAGCGCGCCGGCAACGCACTGCGCAAGGGTTCACCGGCCATTGCCCAGAACCTCTTCCTCCCCACGGACCTGCAACCGTCCAACGCAACCGTGAAGAAGAAGCTGGACCACTGGATGTCCCGTTTCGGCAACGCACGCGGCTTGCCGTTGTCCAAACGATTGGAAGAGGCTGCGGAACGACAGGGCTTCACACCAGCGGCGTTCCATGGCTTTACGCACTGGCTGAACGGGATGCCCAACACCGCCGCCTTGTGGGAACCCATGCCGATCCCTGATGGCCTGCCCGGTGCGACCCCCGTCGTTGAGAAAGACGGTACCGCGCTGGTGAGCGGATTGCTGCGGTGCGGACCGAGAGAACTGGCCGAGGTGAACGCAACACTGGCTGCGCTCAACCGCACGGGAACCGCCAAGGTTGAAGCACTGGACCGCAGCATCATGGGCGAGCGCATGAAGGCCATTGCCCAACGCGACCTTGGAAAAACACTGCTGTTCACCTCGGTGCTGGTGTTCATCACCTTGCTGATCTCATACGGGCGCATCGAACTCGCGCTCATCACCTTCCTGCCCATGGCCCTGGGCTGGGTATGGATCCTGGGCATCTGCGGGCTCTTCGGCATCCCGTTCAACATGGTGAACATCCTGATCTGCACGTTCATCTTCGGGCTGGGCGACGACTACTGCATCTTCACCAGCGACGGTGTGCTGGAGCGCTACAAGACGGGCAAGGACCATACGCGCGCCAATCGCGATGCCGTCATCCTCACCGGCATCACCACCTTGCTCGGCACCGGCGCGTTGCTTTTCGCGGAGCACCCGGCCCTGCGTTCCATCGCCACGCTTTCCGTGGTTGGCATGCTCTGTATCCTGGTGATCGCGCTCACCGTGCAGCCGTGGCTATACCGCACGTTCATCACCGGTCGCGCCGCGAAGGGCCGATACCCGTTCACTGCGAAGAGCCTGTTCGTTTCGGTGTTCGCCTTCCTCTACTTTCTGTTCGGCTGCATCCTGCTGGTGGGCCTGTTCCCGGTGCTGCGCATCATGCCGTTCAAATTGATGGCGAAGCGCAAGTTCTACGGTCGCATCATCATGCTCTTCACCCGCAGCCTCGTTTACATCATGATGAACGTGAGGAAGGACATCCGTTCGTTCCGCGCGCAGGTGGAGGAACGGCCGAGCATCGTTGTTGCCAACCACGCGGGCTTCATCGACATCCTGGTGATGCTGATGGTGCACCCGCGCATGCTGATGATGACCAACCGCTGGGTGTGGAACTCGCCCTTCTTCGGTGCTGTGGTACGCTTCATGGGCTTCCTGCGCAGCGAAGACACCACCGACGAGAACGTGAAGAACGCGGCCCAGGCCCTGAAGGACGGATTCTCCATCACCGTCTTCCCGGAGGGCACACGCAGCGTAACGGGCAAGCTCAACCGCTTCCACAAGGGTTCGTTCTGGCTGGCCGAGGAACTGCAGGCGCCGATGGTGCCCGTGGTTCTGCACGGGGTGGGCCACGCGATGCAGAAAGGCGACTGGCTGCTGAAGGACGCCAGCATGGCCATGCGCGCACAGCCGACAATCGAGTGGAACGACGCGCGCTACGGCAAGGGCCACCGCGAGCGCACCAAGGCCATCAGCGCGGAGTTCAAGGCGGCGTACAACGAATTGCGGATCGAACGCGAAACGCCATGCTATTGGCGCGAGAAGCTCATCCGCACCTTCCTCTTCAAAGGCCCGGTGCTGGAATGGTACGTGCGCATCAAGAGCCGCATCGACACCGACCTGCACGAGCGGATCCACGCGCTGGTGCCGTGCGAGGCCAGCGTGGTGGACCTGGGCTGCGGATACGGCATGCTCGGCTACCTGCTGCACTGGAGCAGCGAAGACCGAAGGATCCTGGGCGTGGACCACGATGCTGCGAAAGTCGATGTGGCGCAGAACGGCTTCTCGCGTGGCGAAGCCCTGCAGTTCGTTCAAGCCGACCTGAGCTCGTTCATCCCACCGGCCGCTGATGCGTTCATCCTGAAGGACGTGCTCCACTACATGCCCAAGGAAGAACAGGCGGTTCTCCTGAAGCGGTGCAGCGGTGCACTGAACGCCGGCGGCATGATCCTCGTCCGCGACGGGTTCGCCGATGACGACAGCGCCCACGCCCGGACACGCACCACGGAACTCTTCTCCACACGACTGTTCGGCTTCAACAAAACGAAGGGGGCGCTGCATTTCCTTCGGCGCGCCGAACTGGAGACCATGGCCGCAGCGAACGGGCTTGTGTGCGAATGGACCGGTGACAGTGACGTGACATCCAACGAACTTGTGATCTTGCGACCCCATCCCCAACCCTTCCCCGGTGGAGAAGGGAGCTTGCGAACATGA
- a CDS encoding NAD(P)/FAD-dependent oxidoreductase: protein MNDRKFDVVVIGAGLGGLEVAYTLANEGMSVCVLEKNQQLGGSLQVFSREKTIFDTGVHYIGGLLPGQNLHRYLSFFGIMDKLKLQRMDMDGYDLCSMEGDPNEYPHAQGYDNFIRRLVEYFPAEKAGITRYTEEIKRMCGKFPLYNLEDTDTQEWKDDDLGLNAKDFIATMVKDPTLRNVLGGSSALYAGDGRYSPFYVHALVTNTYIESSWRCIDGGSQIAKHLTHNAREKGATVIARKEVCGFDFHGNDISAVRTTDGDVFECKQVIANIHPATLLGMIGPGHIRPAYRNRLTSLRNTPGSFTVHAVMKPGTFPYLNHNYYHMIGTDVWDAVRYDRVNYPNSYMLSTPKSTRGGDHADAITIMCYMDYDEVAQWADSHNTIVRPGKRGDDYEAFKRKKEEQVLNVVERKFPGIKSCIQSVHSNTPLSFRDFIGSPDGNMYGIMKDHSDPLRTFIPPRTKIPNLLLTGQNINLHGILGVTVSSIVTASELVGKSHLLKKVRAAS, encoded by the coding sequence ATGAACGATCGGAAATTCGATGTGGTAGTGATAGGCGCAGGCCTTGGCGGACTGGAGGTGGCCTACACCCTGGCCAACGAGGGCATGAGCGTGTGCGTGCTGGAGAAGAACCAGCAGTTAGGCGGCAGCCTTCAGGTCTTCAGCCGCGAGAAGACCATCTTCGATACGGGCGTGCATTACATCGGTGGCCTGCTGCCCGGCCAGAACCTGCACCGCTACCTCAGCTTCTTCGGCATCATGGACAAGCTGAAGCTGCAGCGGATGGACATGGACGGGTACGACCTGTGCAGCATGGAGGGCGACCCCAACGAGTACCCGCACGCGCAGGGCTACGACAACTTCATCCGCCGCTTGGTGGAGTACTTCCCGGCCGAGAAAGCCGGTATCACGCGCTACACCGAGGAGATCAAACGGATGTGCGGCAAGTTCCCGCTGTACAACCTGGAGGACACCGACACGCAGGAATGGAAGGATGATGATCTGGGGCTGAACGCGAAGGACTTCATCGCCACCATGGTGAAGGACCCCACGTTGCGCAACGTGCTGGGCGGCAGCAGCGCGCTCTATGCCGGCGACGGCCGCTACTCACCGTTCTACGTGCATGCCCTGGTGACGAACACGTATATCGAAAGCTCGTGGCGTTGCATTGACGGGGGCTCGCAGATCGCCAAGCACCTCACGCACAATGCGCGGGAGAAAGGTGCCACGGTGATCGCGCGCAAAGAGGTTTGCGGCTTCGACTTCCACGGCAACGACATCAGTGCGGTGCGTACCACCGATGGCGATGTGTTCGAGTGCAAGCAGGTCATCGCGAACATCCATCCGGCCACCCTACTGGGCATGATCGGCCCGGGCCACATCCGGCCGGCCTACCGCAACCGCCTCACATCATTGCGCAACACACCGGGCAGCTTCACGGTTCACGCCGTGATGAAGCCCGGCACCTTCCCCTACCTCAACCACAACTACTACCACATGATCGGCACCGACGTGTGGGATGCGGTGCGTTACGATCGGGTGAACTACCCCAACAGCTACATGCTGAGCACGCCCAAGAGCACGCGCGGCGGCGACCATGCCGATGCCATCACCATCATGTGCTACATGGACTACGATGAGGTGGCGCAGTGGGCTGACAGCCACAACACCATCGTGCGGCCCGGCAAGCGCGGCGATGACTACGAGGCGTTCAAGCGGAAGAAGGAGGAACAGGTGCTGAACGTGGTGGAGCGCAAATTCCCCGGCATCAAGAGCTGCATCCAGAGCGTGCACAGCAACACGCCCCTCTCCTTCCGCGATTTCATCGGCAGCCCCGACGGCAACATGTACGGCATCATGAAGGACCACAGCGACCCGCTGCGCACCTTCATCCCGCCGCGCACCAAGATCCCGAACCTCCTGCTCACCGGCCAGAACATAAACCTGCACGGCATCCTGGGCGTTACCGTGAGCAGCATCGTCACCGCCAGCGAACTGGTGGGCAAAAGCCACCTGCTGAAGAAAGTACGCGCGGCGAGCTGA